In Dermacentor silvarum isolate Dsil-2018 chromosome 2, BIME_Dsil_1.4, whole genome shotgun sequence, the following proteins share a genomic window:
- the LOC119439944 gene encoding neprilysin-11, whose translation MTVCATIVALALVYLYFVHLQAPLEPSTTPLPPANAYYCSTEFCNREAARLKSLLSSTTGPCDNFYQHVCDKWVHSQRLESPETGTAISSDTMIQDQLIDSLAANLISSKQAGVAVELYNSCTDRTQSGRAFAAMNDLFRLWTIGRWPTDALASMRDVWSFAGELLRDVGLNALVDVHVAVHSEDPTKVAIGLKRPSFLFSCNDATRPAVINMLQDALVETMVAVARSANQQLIDEVMQVITRLSSSPLEPPVSETGMRGFSVVRLSDMDPGIVDLLKATFGNDSSLGKETKVVLKSADFLQGHLVEALRELPPRALMNYLGFLVFINLAPFFLDRHRLLRQLFSKSVLGRTLPDVSNTGRLCLVAVERVLPGCFAKISSQYFRASGGIVANKLSQLVTSFGRNVEHLAWMDDMAAVLSRYLLKEFATTPSSNDTAFCPTSFTSYAGDSSVKFFVAVSRDRQRRLLRPLTKSDGGDMATMSRSQLLTTATYDAPRRRLHVPAALFNVSVPANTSHFSLHFARFAVRFYGAVVEALLHRDAVQPSLRYSDDLQRRFEDLLGCFEWELRQLPAGLSHSADAPYSVTARGAFLQQTVAVQLAFRAFQEAELHKLDKGILDGITDEAIDGELERAADYNEKILFAISDAEFVLSQRQQSSHLNHPLSSGSSNRQAETTQGSIGPAAATQDQIQVEVREEGKQEQSTSQVRHSPKEADDVNSQTISTPAIPSVSALATIENWQPRIPSCPLCNSRDHGIAECTANIPAYDKRAKLRNAHYVRVRRAVPGLVPLMVQEPGIPRGSDNREIAARRLNLQLNRFKEQPELLQQYDEAIIDYLRKVMPKESQRSCFPALTSTTSIIML comes from the exons ATGACTGTATGCGCCACGATCGTCGCCCTTGCCCTCGTCTACCTCTATTTCGTGCATCTTCAGGCGCCATTGGAGCCGAGCACAACTCCACTGCCTCCAGCGAATGCCTACTACTGCTCCACAGAGTTCTGCAACCGAGAAGCGGCAAGGCTCAAGTCTCTCTTAAGCAGCACGACGGGACCTTGCGACAATTTCTACCAGCACGTGTGCGACAAGTGGGTGCATAGTCAACGCTTGGAGAGCCCTGAAACTGGCACCGCCATTTCTAGCGACACAATGATCCAAGACCAGCTCATTGATAGCCTGGCAGCCAATCTGATATCGAGTAAACAAGCCGGCGTAGCTGTCGAGCTCTACAACTCGTGCACAGACCGCACTCAGTCGGGCAGGGCGTTTGCAGCCATGAATGACCTATTTCGGCTGTGGACGATTGGCCGCTGGCCAACAGACGCGTTAGCATCCATGAGAGACGTCTGGTCCTTTGCTGGCGAGCTTCTCAGAGACGTCGGGCTGAATGCGCTTGTAGACGTACACGTAGCCGTGCACTCAGAAGATCCCACCAAGGTCGCCATAGGGTTGAAAAGGCCGTCCTTTCTGTTTTCCTGCAACGATGCAACCCGGCCTGCTGTAATTAACATGCTTCAAGACGCGCTTGTGGAAACCATGGTAGCTGTCGCACGTTCAGCCAATCAGCAGCTCATCGACGAAGTCATGCAAGTCATCACTCGCCTTAGCTCCAGCCCCCTCGAGCCTCCCGTTTCGGAGACCGGTATGCGTGGTTTCAGCGTCGTTAGGCTGTCAGACATGGACCCTGGCATCGTCGATCTTCTGAAAGCTACGTTTGGCAATGACTCCTCGCTCGGCAAGGAAACGAAGGTAGTGCTCAAGTCAGCCGATTTCCTTCAGGGCCACCTAGTCGAAGCACTTCGAGAATTGCCGCCGCGAGCTTTGATGAACTATTTGGGCTTTCTGGTTTTCATCAACCTCGCGCCATTCTTCCTGGACAGGCACCGACTCCTTCGTCAGCTGTTCAGCAAGAGCGTCCTCGGCAGGACTCTTCCCGACGTGTCGAACACTGGTCGGCTCTGCCTGGTGGCCGTGGAACGCGTGCTGCCTGGCTGCTTTGCGAAGATATCTAGCCAATACTTCCGGGCCTCCGGAGGCATCGTCGCCAACAAGCTGTCGCAGCTGGTGACCAGCTTTGGGCGCAACGTCGAGCATCTCGCCTGGATGGATGACATGGCTGCCGTCTTGTCCCGCTATCTCCTCAAAGAGTTCGCGACGACGCCTAGCAGCAACGACACCGCCTTCTGTCCCACGTCTTTCACCTCGTATGCGGGCGACAGCTCGGTGAAGTTCTTCGTGGCCGTGTCGCGAGACCGCCAGCGAAGATTGCTGAGGCCGCTGACGAAAAGCGACGGTGGTGACATGGCGACAATGTCGCGCTCGCAGCTTCTGACCACGGCGACGTACGACGCCCCCCGAAGGCGGCTTCATGTCCCCGCGGCGCTCTTCAACGTGTCCGTGCCTGCTAACACGAGCCACTTCTCGCTTCACTTTGCGCGCTTTGCCGTGCGCTTCTATGGAGCCGTCGTGGAGGCGCTACTACACAGGGACGCCGTCCAGCCGTCGCTGCGCTACAGCGACGACCTGCAGCGCCGCTTCGAGGACCTGCTCGGCTGCTTCGAGTGGGAGCTTCGGCAGCTTCCGGCAGGCCTCAGTCACTCGGCCGATGCCCCCTACTCGGTGACGGCGCGTGGTGCTTTCCTGCAGCAGACGGTGGCTGTGCAGCTAGCCTTCAGAGCTTTTCAG GAAGCTGAGCTCCACAAGCTGGACAAGGGGATCCTCGATGGTATTACAGACGAGGCGATCGATGGCGAGCTTGAGAGAGCTGCCGACTACAACGAGAAGATCCTGTTTGCAATCTCTGATGCAGAGTTTGTCCTTTCTCAGCGGCAACAGTCCTCTCATCTCAATCACCCTTTGTCGAGCGGAAGTTCAAATCGCCAGGCAGAAACAACCCAAGGTAGCATCGGGCCTGCTGCTGCGACGCAAGACCAG ATTCAGGTCGAGGTGCGAGAGGAAGGAAAGCAAGAACAGTCAACGTCGCAAGTCCGCCACTCGCCCAAGGAAGCTGACGACGTGAATTCCCAGACAATATCTACCCCAGCCATTCCATCGGTGTCAGCCCTGGCCACAATAGAAAACTGGCAGCCACGCATTCCTTCTTGCCCTTTGTGCAATAGCAGAGATCACGGCATCGCAGAATGTACGGCCAACATCCCCGCCTACGACAAACGAGCCAAGCTACGCAATGCGCACTACGTGAGAGTCAG GCGGGCGGTACCAGGCCTGGTACCTCTGATGGTTCAAGAGCCTGGGATCCCTCGCGGTAGCGACAACAGGGAGATTGCAGCACGGCGACTAAATCTGCAGCTGAACAGATTCAAGGAACAACCTGAGCTGCTACAACAGTATGACGAGGCCATCATTGACTATTTAAGGAAGGTCATGCCGAAAGAGTCCCAGAGGAGTTGCTTCCCGGCTCTAACATCTACTACAAGCATCATCATGCTGTGA